A part of Drosophila ananassae strain 14024-0371.13 chromosome 2R, ASM1763931v2, whole genome shotgun sequence genomic DNA contains:
- the LOC6493240 gene encoding uncharacterized protein LOC6493240 isoform X4, with protein sequence MGCVFEAAKEQPQKPRSKQPSRHPCRGSRGGAKAAGRANNQTAEDIEIKDNYQQNRKTQTEIQTQTEAEAETETVPKHLKATAQVLLTVPQQQKHKQNQKHPSPEKRHCEVAQTHKDEGGENALATHGAIVDRARIEIDIAATTRQASCEIKGRDEQRQQQHFNRRRRRHPATNPADKATNQTNPNPSLSLHFQALSALAKKMQQHQKQDEVRGQEQLHQQDHQLAYRPWQVETSPPVGHPGQVGCALSPLPATMSAAIFAMAATSAAAYQYLGQHYKHYSQSFSFYAASSVILMLCYLTSTSTAAATQSETGALDKHPIHGIDWSKFDESSSDKEILDLLLEKKRYDKRLLPPVNDEDFCCGLQSPDMATNQNARRPHNRGTLTVNVNVLLLSLASPDESSLKYEVEFLLNQQWNDPRLQYGNKSHYDFLNALHHHDSIWTPDTYFIMHGDFKDPIIPMHFALRIFRNGTITYAMRRHLILSCQGSLHIFPFDDPKCSFSMESISYEEAQIKYVWKNDEDTLRKSPSLTTLNAYLIKNQTTACDQNSWRGNYSCLQVELTFTRDRAYYFTTVFIPGIILVTSSFITFWLEWNAVPARVMIGVTTMLNFFTTSNGFRSTLPVVSNLTAMNVWDGVCMCFIYASLLEFVCVNYVGRKRPLHNVVYRPGENPVTQRLPAVLSRIGVILASPLASATATPAMSVGGVTPMSGGATPATSVATPGTPRTVDAEEFFGGGMRWQEAHGGIIGAAVQNLRARSIKRKAARSPSTSVSPMPSGRPTEHIYEEPGTATTSSTKVKFKDELKEEQEASALRRSVATSTPALVVRIEAESDLEAVQKPVQDMEMTERQLQLPLKPPRRKASRSNSPASVYGECTAMEDESADNPAQAVEATGEKRRDAGAPNEIVACTTCGGSNSPCTHSANNGCATESCFVQVRKKEPPHPIRVAKTIDVIARITFPTAYAIFLIFFFVHYKGFS encoded by the exons ATGGGCTGCGTCTTTGAAGCGGCCAAAGAGCAGCCCCAGAAACCGAGAAGCAAGCAACCTAGTCGGCATCCATGCCGTGGCAGCCGAGGAGGAGCCAAAGCCGCTGGCAGAGCAAACAACCAAACAGCTGAGGACATCGAAATCAAGGATAACTATCAACAAAATCGTAAAACGCAAACCGAAATACAAACCCAAACCGAAGCCGAAGCTGAAACAGAAACTGTGCCCAAACATCTAAAAGCGACAGCTCAAGTGCTTTTAACGGTACCACAACAACAGAAACACAAGCAGAATCAGAAACATCCTAGCCCAGAGAAGAGGCACTGTGAAGTGGCACAAACGCACAAGGACGAAGGAGGCGAGAACGCGTTGGCGACACACGGAGCCATTGTCGATAGGGCCAGAATCGAAATCGATATTGCGGCAACAACGAGGCAAGCAAGTTGCGAGATCAAAGGGCGGGatgagcagcggcagcagcagcactttAACCGCCGAAGGAGACGTCATCCGGCGACGAATCCGGCGGATAAGGCCACCAACCAAACGAACCCAAATCCCTCGCTCTCCCTGCATTTCCAAGCCCTCTCCGCCCTAGCGAAAAAGATGCAGCAGCACCAGAAGCAGGACGAGGTCCGAGGGCAGGAGCAGCTCCATCAGCAGGATCATCAACTAGCCTACCGGCCCTGGCAGGTTGAGACATCTCCGCCCGTCGGGCATCCTGGGCAGGTGGGGTGCGCTCTCAGCCCCCTGCCCGCCACCATGTCGGCTGCCATTTTCGCAATGGCGGCCACCTCGGCGGCTGCCTATCAGTATCTCGGCCAGCACTACAAGCACTACAGCCAGTCTTTCAGCTTCTATGCCGCCTCCAGTGTCATCCTGATGCTCTGCTACCTGACCAGCACATCCACGGCCGCTGCCACCCAGTCGGAGACGGGTGCCCTCGACAAGCATCCCAT TCATGGCATCGATTGGTCGAA ATTCGACGAGTCCAGTTCGGATAAAGAGATATTAGATTTATTGCTTGAGAAGAAGCGCTACGACAAACGATTACTGCCGCCTGTAAATG ATGAAGACTTTTGCTGTGGTTTACAATCGCCGGATATGGCAACTAATCAAAATGCACGGAGGCCACACAATCGCG GCACTTTGACGGTGAATGTAAACGTGCTGCTCCTGAGCTTAGCATCGCCCGATGAAAGCAGTTTG AAATACGAAGTGGAGTTTCTATTGAATCAACAATGGAACGATCCGCGACTGCAATATGGCAATAAGTCTCATTATGACTTCTTAAATGCTCTGCATCATCATGATAGCATCTGGACGCCGGATACGTATTTCATTATGCATGGCGATTTCAAGGATCCCATCATACCAATGCATTTTGCTTTAAGAATATTTCGGAACGGGACCATTACGTACGCAAtgag ACGTCACCTGATCTTATCCTGCCAGGGAAGCCTACACATATTTCCATTCGATGATCCCAAATGCTCCTTCTCCATGGAAAGCA TTTCCTACGAGGAGGCGCAAATCAAATACGTCTGGAAAAACGACGAGGATACTCTGCGGAAAAGTCCATCGTTGACCACACTGAACGCGTACTTGATCAAAAATCAAACAACGGCCTGTGATCAGAATAGCTGGAGAG GTAATTACAGTTGCCTACAGGTCGAGTTGACATTTACCCGTGATCGTGCGTATTATTTTACAACCGTTTTCATACCTGGCATTATATTGGTCACCTCGTCGTTTATCACATTTTGGCTGGAATGGAATGCAGTCCCAGCCCGGGTTATGATCG GCGTGACAACAATGCTGAATTTCTTCACTACCTCGAATGGTTTCCGGAGCACTCTGCCGGTTGTTTCCAATCTGACGGCAATGAATGTATGGGACGGAGTGTGTATGTGCTTCATCTACGCCTCGTTGCTGGAGTTCGTTTGCGTCAATTATGTGGGTCGTAAGCGCCCGCTGCACAACGTCGTTTACCGGCCGGGCGAGAATCCCGTAACACag CGTCTTCCAGCAGTACTAAGCAGGATCGGAGTAATTCTTGCAAGTCCTTTG GCAAGCGCCACGGCCACGCCGGCAATGTCGGTGGGCGGGGTCACGCCCATGTCAGGGGGTGCCACCCCGGCCACATCGGTGGCCACACCCGGAACCCCAAGGACCGTCGATGCGGAGGAGTTCTTCGGCGGAGGAATGAGGTGGCAGGAGGCGCACGGCGGAATCATCGGAGCGGCGGTTCAGAATTTACGAGCCCGTTCGATAAAAAGGAAAGCAGCGCGGAGTCCGTCCACTTCCGTATCCCCGATGCCAAGTGGACGACCCACGGAGCACATTTACGAGGAGCCCGGCACCGCCACCACTTCCAGTACGAAGGTGAAGTTCAAGGATGAACTGAAGGAAGAGCAGGAGGCATCAGCGCTGCGAAGATCCGTGGCCACCAGTACCCCAGCTCTTGTGGTGCGAATCGAGGCTGAGAGCGATTTGGAGGCGGTACAAAAACCGGTACAGGATATGGAAATGACGGAACGCCAATTGCAATTACCGTTGAAGCCGCCCCGCCGCAAAGCCTCACGCTCCAATTCACCGGCCTCCGTTTACGGCGAGTGCACTGCCATGGAAGATGAGTCTGCGGATAATCCTGCCCAGGCAGTGGAAGCTACC GGCGAAAAGCGACGCGACGCCGGGGCACCTAACGAAATTGTGGCATGCACCACCTGCGGCGGCAGCAACAGTCCTTGCACCCACTCGGCAAACAATGGCTGTGCGACGGAG AGCTGCTTCGTTCAAGTGCGGAAAAAGGAGCCACCACATCCCATTCGAGTGGCCAAGACGATCGATGTCATCGCTAGAATTACATTTCCAACTGCTTATGCCATTTTTCTGATATTCTTCTTTGTACACTATAAAGGATTTTCGTAA
- the LOC6493240 gene encoding uncharacterized protein LOC6493240 isoform X11 encodes MGCVFEAAKEQPQKPRSKQPSRHPCRGSRGGAKAAGRANNQTAEDIEIKDNYQQNRKTQTEIQTQTEAEAETETVPKHLKATAQVLLTVPQQQKHKQNQKHPSPEKRHCEVAQTHKDEGGENALATHGAIVDRARIEIDIAATTRQASCEIKGRDEQRQQQHFNRRRRRHPATNPADKATNQTNPNPSLSLHFQALSALAKKMQQHQKQDEVRGQEQLHQQDHQLAYRPWQVETSPPVGHPGQVGCALSPLPATMSAAIFAMAATSAAAYQYLGQHYKHYSQSFSFYAASSVILMLCYLTSTSTAAATQSETGALDKHPIFDESSSDKEILDLLLEKKRYDKRLLPPVNGTLTVNVNVLLLSLASPDESSLKYEVEFLLNQQWNDPRLQYGNKSHYDFLNALHHHDSIWTPDTYFIMHGDFKDPIIPMHFALRIFRNGTITYAMRRHLILSCQGSLHIFPFDDPKCSFSMESISYEEAQIKYVWKNDEDTLRKSPSLTTLNAYLIKNQTTACDQNSWRGNYSCLRVDLIFTRDRAFYFTTVFIPGIILVTSSFITFWLEWNAVPARSMIGVTTMLNFFTTSNGFRSTLPVVSNLTAMNVWDGVCMCFIYASLLEFVCVNYVGRKRPLHNVVYRPGENPVTQASATATPAMSVGGVTPMSGGATPATSVATPGTPRTVDAEEFFGGGMRWQEAHGGIIGAAVQNLRARSIKRKAARSPSTSVSPMPSGRPTEHIYEEPGTATTSSTKVKFKDELKEEQEASALRRSVATSTPALVVRIEAESDLEAVQKPVQDMEMTERQLQLPLKPPRRKASRSNSPASVYGECTAMEDESADNPAQAVEATGEKRRDAGAPNEIVACTTCGGSNSPCTHSANNGCATESCFVQVRKKEPPHPIRVAKTIDVIARITFPTAYAIFLIFFFVHYKGFS; translated from the exons ATGGGCTGCGTCTTTGAAGCGGCCAAAGAGCAGCCCCAGAAACCGAGAAGCAAGCAACCTAGTCGGCATCCATGCCGTGGCAGCCGAGGAGGAGCCAAAGCCGCTGGCAGAGCAAACAACCAAACAGCTGAGGACATCGAAATCAAGGATAACTATCAACAAAATCGTAAAACGCAAACCGAAATACAAACCCAAACCGAAGCCGAAGCTGAAACAGAAACTGTGCCCAAACATCTAAAAGCGACAGCTCAAGTGCTTTTAACGGTACCACAACAACAGAAACACAAGCAGAATCAGAAACATCCTAGCCCAGAGAAGAGGCACTGTGAAGTGGCACAAACGCACAAGGACGAAGGAGGCGAGAACGCGTTGGCGACACACGGAGCCATTGTCGATAGGGCCAGAATCGAAATCGATATTGCGGCAACAACGAGGCAAGCAAGTTGCGAGATCAAAGGGCGGGatgagcagcggcagcagcagcactttAACCGCCGAAGGAGACGTCATCCGGCGACGAATCCGGCGGATAAGGCCACCAACCAAACGAACCCAAATCCCTCGCTCTCCCTGCATTTCCAAGCCCTCTCCGCCCTAGCGAAAAAGATGCAGCAGCACCAGAAGCAGGACGAGGTCCGAGGGCAGGAGCAGCTCCATCAGCAGGATCATCAACTAGCCTACCGGCCCTGGCAGGTTGAGACATCTCCGCCCGTCGGGCATCCTGGGCAGGTGGGGTGCGCTCTCAGCCCCCTGCCCGCCACCATGTCGGCTGCCATTTTCGCAATGGCGGCCACCTCGGCGGCTGCCTATCAGTATCTCGGCCAGCACTACAAGCACTACAGCCAGTCTTTCAGCTTCTATGCCGCCTCCAGTGTCATCCTGATGCTCTGCTACCTGACCAGCACATCCACGGCCGCTGCCACCCAGTCGGAGACGGGTGCCCTCGACAAGCATCCCAT ATTCGACGAGTCCAGTTCGGATAAAGAGATATTAGATTTATTGCTTGAGAAGAAGCGCTACGACAAACGATTACTGCCGCCTGTAAATG GCACTTTGACGGTGAATGTAAACGTGCTGCTCCTGAGCTTAGCATCGCCCGATGAAAGCAGTTTG AAATACGAAGTGGAGTTTCTATTGAATCAACAATGGAACGATCCGCGACTGCAATATGGCAATAAGTCTCATTATGACTTCTTAAATGCTCTGCATCATCATGATAGCATCTGGACGCCGGATACGTATTTCATTATGCATGGCGATTTCAAGGATCCCATCATACCAATGCATTTTGCTTTAAGAATATTTCGGAACGGGACCATTACGTACGCAAtgag ACGTCACCTGATCTTATCCTGCCAGGGAAGCCTACACATATTTCCATTCGATGATCCCAAATGCTCCTTCTCCATGGAAAGCA TTTCCTACGAGGAGGCGCAAATCAAATACGTCTGGAAAAACGACGAGGATACTCTGCGGAAAAGTCCATCGTTGACCACACTGAACGCGTACTTGATCAAAAATCAAACAACGGCCTGTGATCAGAATAGCTGGAGAG ggaACTACAGCTGTCTTAGGGTCGATTTAATCTTTACCAGAGATCGTGCATTCTATTTCACCACCGTTTTTATACCCGGCATTATATTGGTGACGTCATCCTTTATAACCTTCTGGCTAGAATGGAATGCCGTGCCAGCTAGATCGATGATAG GCGTGACAACAATGCTGAATTTCTTCACTACCTCGAATGGTTTCCGGAGCACTCTGCCGGTTGTTTCCAATCTGACGGCAATGAATGTATGGGACGGAGTGTGTATGTGCTTCATCTACGCCTCGTTGCTGGAGTTCGTTTGCGTCAATTATGTGGGTCGTAAGCGCCCGCTGCACAACGTCGTTTACCGGCCGGGCGAGAATCCCGTAACACag GCAAGCGCCACGGCCACGCCGGCAATGTCGGTGGGCGGGGTCACGCCCATGTCAGGGGGTGCCACCCCGGCCACATCGGTGGCCACACCCGGAACCCCAAGGACCGTCGATGCGGAGGAGTTCTTCGGCGGAGGAATGAGGTGGCAGGAGGCGCACGGCGGAATCATCGGAGCGGCGGTTCAGAATTTACGAGCCCGTTCGATAAAAAGGAAAGCAGCGCGGAGTCCGTCCACTTCCGTATCCCCGATGCCAAGTGGACGACCCACGGAGCACATTTACGAGGAGCCCGGCACCGCCACCACTTCCAGTACGAAGGTGAAGTTCAAGGATGAACTGAAGGAAGAGCAGGAGGCATCAGCGCTGCGAAGATCCGTGGCCACCAGTACCCCAGCTCTTGTGGTGCGAATCGAGGCTGAGAGCGATTTGGAGGCGGTACAAAAACCGGTACAGGATATGGAAATGACGGAACGCCAATTGCAATTACCGTTGAAGCCGCCCCGCCGCAAAGCCTCACGCTCCAATTCACCGGCCTCCGTTTACGGCGAGTGCACTGCCATGGAAGATGAGTCTGCGGATAATCCTGCCCAGGCAGTGGAAGCTACC GGCGAAAAGCGACGCGACGCCGGGGCACCTAACGAAATTGTGGCATGCACCACCTGCGGCGGCAGCAACAGTCCTTGCACCCACTCGGCAAACAATGGCTGTGCGACGGAG AGCTGCTTCGTTCAAGTGCGGAAAAAGGAGCCACCACATCCCATTCGAGTGGCCAAGACGATCGATGTCATCGCTAGAATTACATTTCCAACTGCTTATGCCATTTTTCTGATATTCTTCTTTGTACACTATAAAGGATTTTCGTAA
- the LOC6493240 gene encoding uncharacterized protein LOC6493240 isoform X10, translating to MGCVFEAAKEQPQKPRSKQPSRHPCRGSRGGAKAAGRANNQTAEDIEIKDNYQQNRKTQTEIQTQTEAEAETETVPKHLKATAQVLLTVPQQQKHKQNQKHPSPEKRHCEVAQTHKDEGGENALATHGAIVDRARIEIDIAATTRQASCEIKGRDEQRQQQHFNRRRRRHPATNPADKATNQTNPNPSLSLHFQALSALAKKMQQHQKQDEVRGQEQLHQQDHQLAYRPWQVETSPPVGHPGQVGCALSPLPATMSAAIFAMAATSAAAYQYLGQHYKHYSQSFSFYAASSVILMLCYLTSTSTAAATQSETGALDKHPIFDESSSDKEILDLLLEKKRYDKRLLPPVNDEDFCCGLQSPDMATNQNARRPHNRGTLTVNVNVLLLSLASPDESSLKYEVEFLLNQQWNDPRLQYGNKSHYDFLNALHHHDSIWTPDTYFIMHGDFKDPIIPMHFALRIFRNGTITYAMRRHLILSCQGSLHIFPFDDPKCSFSMESISYEEAQIKYVWKNDEDTLRKSPSLTTLNAYLIKNQTTACDQNSWRGNYSCLQVELTFTRDRAYYFTTVFIPGIILVTSSFITFWLEWNAVPARVMIGVTTMLNFFTTSNGFRSTLPVVSNLTAMNVWDGVCMCFIYASLLEFVCVNYVGRKRPLHNVVYRPGENPVTQASATATPAMSVGGVTPMSGGATPATSVATPGTPRTVDAEEFFGGGMRWQEAHGGIIGAAVQNLRARSIKRKAARSPSTSVSPMPSGRPTEHIYEEPGTATTSSTKVKFKDELKEEQEASALRRSVATSTPALVVRIEAESDLEAVQKPVQDMEMTERQLQLPLKPPRRKASRSNSPASVYGECTAMEDESADNPAQAVEATGEKRRDAGAPNEIVACTTCGGSNSPCTHSANNGCATESCFVQVRKKEPPHPIRVAKTIDVIARITFPTAYAIFLIFFFVHYKGFS from the exons ATGGGCTGCGTCTTTGAAGCGGCCAAAGAGCAGCCCCAGAAACCGAGAAGCAAGCAACCTAGTCGGCATCCATGCCGTGGCAGCCGAGGAGGAGCCAAAGCCGCTGGCAGAGCAAACAACCAAACAGCTGAGGACATCGAAATCAAGGATAACTATCAACAAAATCGTAAAACGCAAACCGAAATACAAACCCAAACCGAAGCCGAAGCTGAAACAGAAACTGTGCCCAAACATCTAAAAGCGACAGCTCAAGTGCTTTTAACGGTACCACAACAACAGAAACACAAGCAGAATCAGAAACATCCTAGCCCAGAGAAGAGGCACTGTGAAGTGGCACAAACGCACAAGGACGAAGGAGGCGAGAACGCGTTGGCGACACACGGAGCCATTGTCGATAGGGCCAGAATCGAAATCGATATTGCGGCAACAACGAGGCAAGCAAGTTGCGAGATCAAAGGGCGGGatgagcagcggcagcagcagcactttAACCGCCGAAGGAGACGTCATCCGGCGACGAATCCGGCGGATAAGGCCACCAACCAAACGAACCCAAATCCCTCGCTCTCCCTGCATTTCCAAGCCCTCTCCGCCCTAGCGAAAAAGATGCAGCAGCACCAGAAGCAGGACGAGGTCCGAGGGCAGGAGCAGCTCCATCAGCAGGATCATCAACTAGCCTACCGGCCCTGGCAGGTTGAGACATCTCCGCCCGTCGGGCATCCTGGGCAGGTGGGGTGCGCTCTCAGCCCCCTGCCCGCCACCATGTCGGCTGCCATTTTCGCAATGGCGGCCACCTCGGCGGCTGCCTATCAGTATCTCGGCCAGCACTACAAGCACTACAGCCAGTCTTTCAGCTTCTATGCCGCCTCCAGTGTCATCCTGATGCTCTGCTACCTGACCAGCACATCCACGGCCGCTGCCACCCAGTCGGAGACGGGTGCCCTCGACAAGCATCCCAT ATTCGACGAGTCCAGTTCGGATAAAGAGATATTAGATTTATTGCTTGAGAAGAAGCGCTACGACAAACGATTACTGCCGCCTGTAAATG ATGAAGACTTTTGCTGTGGTTTACAATCGCCGGATATGGCAACTAATCAAAATGCACGGAGGCCACACAATCGCG GCACTTTGACGGTGAATGTAAACGTGCTGCTCCTGAGCTTAGCATCGCCCGATGAAAGCAGTTTG AAATACGAAGTGGAGTTTCTATTGAATCAACAATGGAACGATCCGCGACTGCAATATGGCAATAAGTCTCATTATGACTTCTTAAATGCTCTGCATCATCATGATAGCATCTGGACGCCGGATACGTATTTCATTATGCATGGCGATTTCAAGGATCCCATCATACCAATGCATTTTGCTTTAAGAATATTTCGGAACGGGACCATTACGTACGCAAtgag ACGTCACCTGATCTTATCCTGCCAGGGAAGCCTACACATATTTCCATTCGATGATCCCAAATGCTCCTTCTCCATGGAAAGCA TTTCCTACGAGGAGGCGCAAATCAAATACGTCTGGAAAAACGACGAGGATACTCTGCGGAAAAGTCCATCGTTGACCACACTGAACGCGTACTTGATCAAAAATCAAACAACGGCCTGTGATCAGAATAGCTGGAGAG GTAATTACAGTTGCCTACAGGTCGAGTTGACATTTACCCGTGATCGTGCGTATTATTTTACAACCGTTTTCATACCTGGCATTATATTGGTCACCTCGTCGTTTATCACATTTTGGCTGGAATGGAATGCAGTCCCAGCCCGGGTTATGATCG GCGTGACAACAATGCTGAATTTCTTCACTACCTCGAATGGTTTCCGGAGCACTCTGCCGGTTGTTTCCAATCTGACGGCAATGAATGTATGGGACGGAGTGTGTATGTGCTTCATCTACGCCTCGTTGCTGGAGTTCGTTTGCGTCAATTATGTGGGTCGTAAGCGCCCGCTGCACAACGTCGTTTACCGGCCGGGCGAGAATCCCGTAACACag GCAAGCGCCACGGCCACGCCGGCAATGTCGGTGGGCGGGGTCACGCCCATGTCAGGGGGTGCCACCCCGGCCACATCGGTGGCCACACCCGGAACCCCAAGGACCGTCGATGCGGAGGAGTTCTTCGGCGGAGGAATGAGGTGGCAGGAGGCGCACGGCGGAATCATCGGAGCGGCGGTTCAGAATTTACGAGCCCGTTCGATAAAAAGGAAAGCAGCGCGGAGTCCGTCCACTTCCGTATCCCCGATGCCAAGTGGACGACCCACGGAGCACATTTACGAGGAGCCCGGCACCGCCACCACTTCCAGTACGAAGGTGAAGTTCAAGGATGAACTGAAGGAAGAGCAGGAGGCATCAGCGCTGCGAAGATCCGTGGCCACCAGTACCCCAGCTCTTGTGGTGCGAATCGAGGCTGAGAGCGATTTGGAGGCGGTACAAAAACCGGTACAGGATATGGAAATGACGGAACGCCAATTGCAATTACCGTTGAAGCCGCCCCGCCGCAAAGCCTCACGCTCCAATTCACCGGCCTCCGTTTACGGCGAGTGCACTGCCATGGAAGATGAGTCTGCGGATAATCCTGCCCAGGCAGTGGAAGCTACC GGCGAAAAGCGACGCGACGCCGGGGCACCTAACGAAATTGTGGCATGCACCACCTGCGGCGGCAGCAACAGTCCTTGCACCCACTCGGCAAACAATGGCTGTGCGACGGAG AGCTGCTTCGTTCAAGTGCGGAAAAAGGAGCCACCACATCCCATTCGAGTGGCCAAGACGATCGATGTCATCGCTAGAATTACATTTCCAACTGCTTATGCCATTTTTCTGATATTCTTCTTTGTACACTATAAAGGATTTTCGTAA